Proteins from a single region of Trichoplusia ni isolate ovarian cell line Hi5 chromosome 3, tn1, whole genome shotgun sequence:
- the LOC113508953 gene encoding uncharacterized protein LOC113508953 produces the protein MRSCKYSLIGLHLLLIINIANAFVLLTANVEDVKKLARKFVSESLAEKIADFISKATQQIANGSEENDDGEVSHQVSEENNMYNIGRQGDSAQDIVKSREDPQEKQDDVRSDSYETTTGADFDDGEKKRGFPKLEGLSRYAPVEPNPAAKQYAYPLQEKKQISKISEEDEKYEKENKANKFIEDNFVSVVTTEADSYVSPIKPRKSKTKGRPYRLLSHVNSMEENEVSEPPHPNDTIDNIFGSNLFQNRAVDLTTRRAVFEFDQYENKNYPKSQFVATSGNVALPPVTKTTTDKWWEKEMPDLSKRRAWH, from the exons atgaGATCTTGTAAATATTCTTTGATTG GCCTGCATCTCCTCCTAATAATAAACATCGCAAACGCTTTCGTCCTCCTAACAGCAAACGTAGAGGACGTCAAAAAGCTAGCCAGAAAATTCGTCTCGGAATCTCTAGCGGAAAAAATCGCCGACTTCATATCGAAAGCTACGCAGCAAATAGCTAATGGATCAGAAGAGAATGATGATGGAGAAGTTTCACATCAAGTGtctgaagaaaataatatgtataatataggGAGGCAAGGGGATAGTGCTCAGGATATTGTCAAGTCAAGAGAAGATCCACAAGAAAAACAGGACGACGTTCGTTCAGATAGTTACGAGACGACCACAGGAGCTGATTTCGATGATGGCGAGAAAAAACGCGGCTTCCCAAAACTGGAAGGCTTAAGCAGATACGCCCCTGTTGAACCAAACCCTGCAGCTAAGCAATACGCTTACCCACTCCAAGAGAAGAAACAGATCTCTAAAATAAGCGAAGAAGACGAGAAatacgaaaaagaaaataaggcTAATAAGTTTATAGAAGATAATTTCGTATCCGTTGTCACTACCGAAGCGGATTCGTATGTATCGCCGATAAAACCACGAAAATCTAAAACGAAAGGAAGACCTTATAGACTACTTTCGCATGTCAATTCGATGGAGGAAAATGAGGTATCGGAACCCCCGCATCCAAATGATactattgataatatttttgggAGTAACCTTTTTCAAAATCGAGCAGTTGATCTGACTACTAGACGGGCAGTTTTTGAATTTGACCAGtatgaaaataagaattatcCAAAATCGCAATTTGTGGCTACAAGTGGTAACGTGGCGTTGCCTCCCGTTACTAAGACGACGACTGACAAATGGTGGGAGAAAGAGATGCCAGATTTAAGTAAGAGGAGGGCTTGGCattga